In Lacrimispora indolis DSM 755, a genomic segment contains:
- the vanA gene encoding D-alanine--(R)-lactate ligase — MNKIKVAILFGGCSEEHDVSVKSAMEIAANIDTEKYQPIYIGITKSGAWKLCEKPCTEWEELSCCSAILSPDKEMHGLIVNRNHKYEIQPVDVVFPVLHGKWGEDGSIQGLFELSGLPYVGCDIQSSAVCMDKSLAYILVKNAGIPVPEFQMIRKNDRPAADKFSYPVFVKPARSGSSFGVNKVNNAEELDAAIEAAGQYDTKILVEQAVLGCEAGCAVLGEGSRLIVGEVDQIRLRHGIFRIHQEAQPEKGSENAMLTVPADLPPEVRERIRETAKKIYGALGCRGLARVDLFLQEDGRIVLNEVNTLPGFTSYSRYPRMMAAAGITLPQLIDRLIELAQKR; from the coding sequence ATGAATAAAATAAAAGTTGCAATCCTGTTTGGTGGCTGCTCCGAGGAACATGATGTGTCGGTAAAATCCGCAATGGAGATTGCCGCAAACATTGACACTGAAAAATACCAGCCCATATACATTGGAATTACAAAATCCGGTGCATGGAAGCTGTGCGAAAAACCGTGCACAGAATGGGAAGAACTCAGCTGCTGCAGTGCCATACTCTCACCGGATAAAGAAATGCATGGGCTGATAGTGAACAGAAACCATAAATATGAAATTCAACCTGTTGATGTGGTATTTCCGGTTTTGCACGGCAAGTGGGGGGAGGATGGGTCAATACAGGGCCTGTTTGAATTATCCGGCCTCCCCTATGTGGGCTGTGATATTCAAAGCTCCGCGGTTTGTATGGACAAATCACTGGCGTACATCCTTGTGAAAAACGCGGGAATCCCTGTTCCTGAATTCCAGATGATTCGTAAAAACGACAGGCCGGCAGCAGATAAGTTTTCCTATCCGGTTTTTGTGAAGCCCGCGCGGTCAGGGTCATCATTTGGCGTGAATAAAGTTAATAATGCAGAGGAATTGGATGCTGCAATTGAAGCGGCGGGACAATATGACACAAAAATCTTAGTTGAGCAGGCTGTTTTGGGCTGTGAGGCCGGCTGTGCCGTATTGGGAGAGGGTTCCCGGCTGATTGTCGGCGAGGTGGATCAAATCAGGCTGCGGCACGGTATTTTTCGCATTCATCAGGAAGCTCAGCCGGAAAAAGGTTCTGAAAACGCGATGCTCACCGTACCCGCAGACCTTCCGCCAGAGGTTCGGGAACGGATACGGGAAACTGCGAAAAAAATATATGGGGCACTGGGCTGCAGAGGTCTTGCCCGTGTTGATCTGTTTTTACAGGAGGATGGCCGCATTGTGCTGAACGAGGTCAATACCCTGCCAGGATTCACATCCTACAGCCGCTATCCCCGTATGATGGCTGCCGCAGGCATCACGCTTCCCCAATTGATTGACCGCCTGATCGAATTGGCGCAAAAGAGGTGA
- a CDS encoding basic amino acid ABC transporter substrate-binding protein, protein MKKNVIAIAGVVCMAALLTACAGSGTKTETTAAGQDEAAGKLVMVTNAEFPPYEYHDNNQIVGIDADIAKAIADKMGVELEIQDMAFDSLIPAVQSGKADFAAAGMTVNEDRKKNVDFTDTYAEAAQVIIVKEGSEIKTPDDLTGKKIGVQTGTTGDIYAEDIESADIQRFNKGMEAVMALTQGKIDAVIIDREPAKVFVKENTGLVILDEAFTEEEYAIAIKKGNAELLEKMNGAIKELKESGELKKIVDKYITAE, encoded by the coding sequence ATGAAAAAGAATGTAATCGCAATCGCGGGGGTTGTATGTATGGCAGCGTTATTAACTGCCTGTGCCGGTTCCGGAACAAAGACAGAGACAACTGCAGCAGGCCAGGATGAAGCTGCCGGAAAGCTGGTCATGGTGACCAACGCGGAATTTCCGCCCTATGAATATCATGATAATAACCAGATCGTTGGAATTGATGCGGATATTGCAAAGGCAATCGCTGACAAGATGGGTGTGGAGCTGGAAATTCAGGACATGGCCTTTGATTCCCTGATCCCGGCTGTTCAGTCCGGTAAAGCAGACTTTGCTGCAGCCGGTATGACCGTCAATGAAGACCGTAAGAAAAACGTTGATTTTACCGATACCTATGCAGAAGCAGCCCAGGTCATCATTGTAAAAGAAGGCAGCGAGATCAAGACACCGGATGATTTGACCGGAAAGAAGATCGGCGTACAGACCGGTACTACCGGAGATATTTATGCGGAGGATATTGAGAGTGCGGACATCCAGCGTTTTAATAAAGGAATGGAAGCAGTTATGGCGCTTACCCAGGGTAAGATTGATGCGGTTATCATTGACCGTGAGCCTGCAAAGGTGTTTGTTAAGGAAAATACAGGCTTAGTGATCCTTGATGAGGCATTTACTGAAGAAGAGTATGCCATTGCTATTAAAAAAGGCAACGCAGAGCTGTTAGAGAAGATGAACGGAGCCATCAAGGAATTAAAGGAATCCGGTGAATTAAAGAAGATCGTAGATAAATACATCACCGCGGAATAA
- a CDS encoding ClC family H(+)/Cl(-) exchange transporter, with protein sequence METEGHTVKKTINRYRSFRYALILEGIVIGAISGAVVVLFRYLLSYADKILNSVLDYGKDHIWFIPVWFIFLAAAAFAVALLLKWEAFISGSGIPQVEGEMIGELDPCWWKVLAAKLGGGLLSLGCGLSLGREGPSIQLGSMAAKGFSRLTKRAKTEEKLLITCGASAGLSAAFNAPIAGVLFSLEEVHKHFSPEVLLSTMASSITADFVSKNVFGMQPVFDFQITRMMPLHTYGHVILLGLIMGGMGVVYNTCLSGTQDLYRKIPSQNTRLMIPFLSAGVFGLIYPYVLGGGHSLVEVLTSGEMMFGSLCLLLVLKFGFSMISFGSGAPGGIFLPLLVLGAVIGSIYFTAVGMVSHSLDGLLDNFIILGMAGYFSAIVRAPITGIILISEMTGSFSHLLTLSMVSLAAYVVPDLVHCAPVYDQLLHRLLSRLNPGKESSLTGEKVLVEGMIFHGSEAEGRKVSEIRWPRTCLLISLMRGEAEFVPRGETKFTAGDKIVVLCDETVQGELHRVLRDVCETVKMGHKA encoded by the coding sequence ATGGAGACTGAAGGCCACACGGTAAAGAAAACCATAAACCGTTACCGCAGTTTTCGCTATGCATTAATACTGGAAGGCATTGTCATAGGGGCCATATCAGGAGCGGTTGTTGTGCTTTTCCGGTATCTGTTAAGCTATGCGGATAAAATTCTGAACTCTGTTTTGGATTACGGAAAGGATCATATCTGGTTTATACCGGTATGGTTTATTTTTTTGGCAGCCGCGGCATTTGCTGTGGCCCTTTTGCTTAAATGGGAGGCTTTTATATCAGGAAGCGGAATTCCCCAGGTGGAAGGGGAGATGATCGGGGAACTGGATCCCTGCTGGTGGAAGGTTCTTGCAGCCAAGCTGGGCGGCGGTTTGCTGTCATTGGGGTGCGGCCTTTCCCTGGGAAGGGAAGGCCCAAGCATTCAGCTGGGCTCCATGGCTGCCAAGGGATTCTCACGGCTGACAAAAAGGGCCAAGACAGAGGAAAAGCTGCTTATCACCTGCGGAGCCAGCGCAGGGCTTTCGGCTGCTTTTAATGCCCCTATTGCAGGAGTTCTCTTTTCCCTGGAAGAGGTTCATAAACATTTCTCACCAGAGGTGCTGCTGTCCACCATGGCTTCCTCCATCACTGCCGATTTTGTATCCAAAAATGTCTTTGGAATGCAGCCTGTTTTTGACTTCCAGATCACACGGATGATGCCATTGCATACTTATGGCCATGTCATCCTTTTAGGCCTGATCATGGGAGGGATGGGCGTGGTATATAACACCTGCCTTTCAGGGACACAGGATTTATACCGGAAGATCCCCAGTCAGAACACAAGGCTTATGATTCCGTTTTTATCAGCCGGAGTGTTCGGTCTTATCTATCCCTATGTATTGGGCGGCGGTCATTCCCTGGTGGAGGTTTTGACTTCAGGGGAGATGATGTTTGGGTCTCTATGCCTGCTCCTGGTTTTGAAATTCGGTTTTTCCATGATAAGCTTTGGTTCGGGCGCTCCGGGAGGAATCTTTCTTCCGCTTTTGGTGCTTGGAGCTGTGATCGGAAGCATTTATTTCACTGCGGTCGGAATGGTGTCCCATTCGTTAGACGGGCTTTTGGATAACTTTATTATTTTAGGAATGGCCGGATATTTTTCTGCTATAGTCCGGGCGCCTATTACCGGCATTATTCTGATCAGTGAGATGACCGGCTCCTTTTCCCATTTGCTGACCTTGTCCATGGTGTCCCTGGCAGCCTATGTGGTTCCGGATCTGGTTCATTGTGCACCGGTATACGACCAGCTTCTTCACCGCCTTCTTTCAAGGCTGAACCCGGGGAAAGAGTCATCCCTTACAGGAGAAAAGGTTCTGGTGGAAGGCATGATTTTTCATGGAAGCGAGGCTGAGGGCCGTAAGGTTTCTGAAATCAGGTGGCCCAGGACCTGCCTGCTGATATCGTTAATGCGGGGAGAGGCTGAGTTTGTTCCAAGAGGGGAGACAAAGTTTACTGCAGGAGATAAAATCGTAGTCCTGTGCGATGAAACGGTACAGGGGGAGCTTCACCGGGTGCTCCGGGATGTGTGTGAGACTGTGAAAATGGGTCATAAGGCTTAA
- a CDS encoding M15 family metallopeptidase, which yields MGKKADERKLSRHKRRAKRYHKRPFVSCGFLIVLAAAAGLLWNRQLPARDTNSLLDPPLLIESSANVKPDEMSGGTAKEVLDEAEWSLILVNKWNPIPAGYDVELKRLWNGESVDIRIYPALQKMFDAARADGVYPIVASGYRTTEKQQKIMNEKIAVYEAEGYSPAKAQKEAEAWVAVPGTSEHQLGIAVDINADGIHSSGNEVYGWLNENAYRFGFIRRYPPDKTELTGVSNEPWHYRYVGIAAATEMYEQNLCLEEYLNTQD from the coding sequence ATGGGAAAAAAAGCAGATGAACGTAAGCTGAGTCGTCATAAACGTCGGGCGAAGCGGTATCATAAAAGGCCGTTTGTCTCATGTGGGTTCCTTATCGTTCTGGCAGCTGCCGCTGGTTTGCTATGGAACAGACAACTTCCTGCACGTGATACAAATTCCTTGCTTGACCCCCCTCTGTTAATCGAGAGCAGTGCGAATGTGAAGCCGGATGAAATGTCCGGCGGTACAGCAAAAGAAGTTTTAGATGAAGCGGAGTGGAGCCTTATTCTGGTAAACAAGTGGAATCCCATCCCCGCCGGATACGACGTAGAACTAAAGCGGCTGTGGAATGGGGAATCCGTTGATATCCGGATTTACCCTGCACTCCAAAAAATGTTTGATGCCGCAAGGGCAGATGGAGTTTATCCCATTGTCGCATCCGGATACAGAACAACGGAAAAACAGCAAAAAATCATGAATGAAAAAATCGCCGTTTATGAGGCGGAGGGTTATTCCCCTGCAAAGGCCCAAAAGGAGGCGGAGGCCTGGGTGGCTGTTCCTGGGACGAGCGAACATCAGCTCGGAATTGCGGTGGACATTAATGCAGACGGTATTCATTCTTCTGGAAATGAAGTTTACGGGTGGCTGAACGAAAACGCCTATCGTTTCGGCTTTATCCGCCGCTATCCGCCCGATAAAACGGAACTCACTGGAGTCAGCAACGAGCCGTGGCATTACCGTTATGTTGGTATTGCGGCCGCCACAGAAATGTATGAGCAAAACCTTTGCCTTGAAGAATACTTGAATACCCAAGACTGA
- a CDS encoding C-GCAxxG-C-C family protein: MSDTTSKRVEEAFNKHAKGYNCAQAVSCVFCDKTGIDEETMFRFTEGMGLGMGGMEGTCGAIGAAAVLSGLKNSSARLHKPDSKRTSYESSKKCLSDFKEQNGSVICKDLKGVETGNILRSCDDCIADAVRIIERELFNEE, from the coding sequence ATGTCAGATACAACATCGAAAAGAGTGGAAGAAGCATTTAACAAACATGCAAAAGGATATAATTGTGCACAGGCTGTCTCCTGTGTTTTCTGTGATAAAACAGGAATTGACGAAGAAACCATGTTTCGCTTTACGGAGGGCATGGGCCTTGGTATGGGCGGCATGGAAGGTACCTGCGGTGCCATCGGGGCTGCTGCCGTGCTTTCCGGGCTAAAGAACAGCTCTGCCCGCCTTCATAAGCCGGATTCCAAACGGACCTCCTATGAATCGTCTAAAAAATGCCTGTCAGATTTTAAGGAACAGAACGGAAGCGTGATCTGCAAGGATTTAAAGGGTGTGGAAACCGGAAATATCCTCCGCTCCTGCGATGACTGCATCGCAGATGCCGTAAGGATCATTGAACGGGAATTATTTAATGAAGAATAA
- the vanW gene encoding glycopeptide resistance accessory protein VanW: MSRKRVTQIFPFLLPVREMQRKMCFYARMQYDNCHYTEIIDNNQLPYVLFKAGCALYNSNTGFDMVFQENKVFNLKLAANTLNGILIRPGDTFSFWRLVRNGDKHIPYKDGLTVINGKLTTRPGGGMCQMSNLLFWMFLHTPLTVVERSGHKVKEFPEPNSDEIKGVDATISEGWLDLKARNDTKCTYQISVTFDDENIVGMVLVDKRPQVLYRVVNGSTQYCRESGGIYEYAKVERAEIDADTGKVTGQKLLYTNKCKICYPLPENVEIQEAKR; encoded by the coding sequence GTGAGCAGAAAAAGAGTGACGCAAATATTTCCTTTCCTGTTGCCTGTCAGGGAGATGCAGCGAAAGATGTGCTTTTATGCCAGAATGCAATATGACAACTGTCATTATACGGAAATCATTGATAACAATCAGCTTCCTTATGTACTCTTTAAAGCAGGTTGTGCATTATACAACAGCAATACCGGATTTGATATGGTATTTCAAGAAAACAAGGTATTTAACCTAAAGCTGGCGGCAAATACATTAAACGGCATTTTGATCCGGCCGGGTGACACTTTTTCTTTTTGGAGGCTTGTACGCAATGGGGACAAGCATATTCCCTATAAAGACGGACTTACGGTGATAAACGGCAAGCTCACCACCAGGCCGGGCGGTGGAATGTGTCAAATGAGCAATTTGTTGTTTTGGATGTTTCTTCACACGCCTCTGACGGTCGTTGAGCGGAGCGGACATAAGGTCAAGGAGTTTCCGGAACCCAACAGTGACGAAATCAAAGGGGTGGACGCAACGATCTCTGAGGGATGGCTTGATCTTAAGGCAAGGAATGATACCAAATGCACCTATCAAATTTCAGTGACGTTTGATGATGAAAATATCGTCGGCATGGTGCTTGTTGATAAGCGGCCCCAAGTGCTGTACCGAGTTGTAAACGGCAGCACCCAGTATTGCCGTGAAAGCGGAGGGATTTATGAATACGCAAAAGTTGAAAGAGCAGAAATTGACGCGGATACCGGGAAAGTAACAGGCCAAAAGCTGCTTTATACAAACAAATGTAAAATCTGCTACCCCCTTCCGGAAAACGTGGAAATTCAGGAGGCAAAAAGATGA
- the vanH gene encoding D-lactate dehydrogenase VanH: protein MTENFGITVYGCEPDEAEMFRRLSPALCITPTMVSDAVSETNARLAAGNQCVSVGHKSEVSESVILALRDAGVKYISTRSIGCNHIDIKAAGRMGISVGTVAYSPDSVADYTLMLMLMAARNAKSTIHSVEKQDFSLNSIRGKELRDMTVGVLGTGRIGKAVMERLQGFGCYVLAYDSNQRTEGNYVSLYELLSSSDIVTLHVPLGEDTRHIIGRDQIRKMKRGAVLINTGRGALIDTGALVEALKSGMLGGAALDVLEGEEEIFYSDCSLKPINHPFLQQLQRMPNVIITPHTAYYTQGMLRETVDNTMKNCLSFERSLKDE from the coding sequence ATGACTGAAAATTTTGGCATAACTGTTTATGGCTGCGAGCCGGATGAAGCGGAGATGTTCCGCCGGCTGTCGCCTGCTCTCTGTATCACCCCCACCATGGTAAGTGATGCGGTATCAGAAACCAACGCAAGATTAGCTGCCGGCAATCAATGCGTCAGCGTGGGACACAAGTCCGAGGTTTCCGAATCCGTTATTCTTGCGCTGAGAGACGCAGGAGTGAAGTATATTTCAACCCGAAGCATCGGCTGCAATCATATTGACATAAAGGCCGCCGGGAGAATGGGCATCTCTGTGGGCACCGTGGCGTATTCGCCGGACAGCGTTGCGGATTATACCTTGATGCTGATGCTGATGGCAGCACGGAACGCAAAATCCACCATACATTCTGTGGAAAAACAGGATTTCAGCCTGAACAGCATTCGGGGAAAGGAGCTGCGGGACATGACCGTAGGTGTTCTTGGGACGGGCCGTATTGGGAAAGCGGTGATGGAACGGCTGCAGGGCTTTGGCTGTTATGTGCTGGCTTATGATTCCAACCAAAGAACAGAGGGAAACTATGTTTCACTTTATGAGCTGCTGAGCAGCAGCGATATTGTCACACTTCATGTACCGCTGGGCGAGGATACGCGCCATATTATCGGTCGTGATCAAATTAGGAAAATGAAGCGGGGCGCGGTTCTGATCAACACGGGGCGTGGCGCGCTTATAGATACCGGTGCGCTGGTGGAGGCATTGAAAAGCGGAATGCTGGGAGGGGCGGCCTTGGATGTATTGGAGGGAGAGGAGGAAATCTTTTACTCCGATTGCTCACTAAAACCAATCAATCATCCATTTTTGCAGCAGCTGCAAAGGATGCCAAATGTAATAATCACACCTCACACGGCTTACTATACCCAAGGGATGCTGCGTGAAACGGTTGACAATACAATGAAGAACTGTTTAAGTTTTGAAAGGAGCCTGAAAGATGAATAA
- a CDS encoding sensor histidine kinase — MIKHGIFIKVFTYTVIAVLLLVSVMAVLFSGQFMLFYRTLQNRQIVASYQPLVKRIQTGNTNDIASMGQRFHENNQSFVFLVVDNKGDPIYATPNANTSDNFRGDFFFVVHKDTDFSVIAQNRTGLESLYRDLAIRVFAVFAVMLALSLFCAYVFAKQITKPIRQLVNSAGRMANLEEVPPPVERKDELGVLAHDIYFMYEKLKETISQLENEILRVRELEETQRYFFSAASHELKTPIAATSVLLEGMLENIGDYKDRPKYLRECVRMMDVQGKTISEILEIVSLNNGKIAPVPEKLNIGDTVLGMLPDYQLISEANDLRIITDIPAGINCLIDPKMFQKAISNIILNAVQNTPKGGEVRIWGEQAAEQFRLCVMNTGARIDDGVLPKLFDPFYRVDKARSREIGRSGLGLTIVRKTLEAMNINFALENTPDGVLFWMDLPKA; from the coding sequence ATGATAAAGCATGGGATTTTCATTAAAGTATTTACCTACACGGTAATTGCCGTATTGCTGCTTGTCAGCGTGATGGCAGTACTGTTTTCGGGGCAATTTATGTTGTTCTACAGAACATTGCAGAACCGTCAAATAGTAGCTTCATATCAACCTTTGGTAAAACGGATTCAGACAGGCAATACCAATGACATTGCTTCAATGGGACAACGCTTTCATGAAAACAACCAGTCGTTTGTATTCCTCGTTGTGGATAATAAAGGCGATCCCATATATGCCACACCAAACGCTAATACATCAGACAATTTTCGCGGCGACTTTTTCTTTGTTGTGCATAAGGATACGGACTTCTCCGTTATTGCACAAAACAGGACGGGATTAGAATCTCTTTATCGTGATTTAGCTATTAGAGTATTTGCTGTATTTGCTGTGATGCTTGCGCTCAGCCTTTTTTGCGCATACGTTTTTGCGAAGCAAATTACCAAACCAATCAGGCAGCTTGTAAACAGCGCCGGGAGAATGGCAAATCTTGAAGAAGTCCCGCCGCCGGTAGAGCGTAAAGACGAACTTGGTGTATTGGCTCATGACATTTATTTCATGTACGAAAAACTGAAAGAGACCATATCCCAATTGGAAAATGAAATCTTGCGTGTACGTGAGTTGGAAGAAACGCAGCGGTATTTCTTTTCGGCAGCTTCTCATGAGCTGAAAACGCCTATCGCGGCTACAAGTGTCTTGTTAGAGGGGATGCTTGAAAATATAGGCGATTACAAAGACCGCCCCAAATATCTTCGCGAGTGTGTGAGAATGATGGACGTACAGGGCAAAACGATTTCAGAAATACTTGAAATCGTAAGTCTGAACAATGGGAAAATTGCGCCTGTTCCTGAAAAACTGAATATCGGAGATACGGTTTTGGGTATGCTGCCTGACTATCAGCTTATATCGGAAGCAAACGACTTGCGTATCATTACGGATATTCCTGCCGGAATTAACTGCCTTATAGATCCTAAAATGTTTCAAAAGGCAATTTCCAATATCATATTGAATGCGGTGCAGAATACGCCCAAAGGGGGCGAGGTTCGGATATGGGGCGAACAGGCAGCAGAGCAATTCCGCCTTTGCGTAATGAATACTGGAGCGAGGATTGACGATGGGGTTCTGCCGAAGCTGTTTGACCCGTTCTACCGCGTGGATAAGGCGCGGAGCCGGGAAATTGGACGGAGCGGCCTGGGACTGACCATTGTGCGGAAAACACTGGAAGCCATGAACATCAATTTTGCTTTAGAAAATACCCCGGATGGAGTTCTGTTTTGGATGGACTTGCCAAAAGCATGA
- a CDS encoding HPr family phosphocarrier protein gives MRHLKHTFSTVEELVAFVVRAEKCNCDVKVVYNQLVIDGKSLMGIMIIGIGKQVEIICYNTAVSPEELVGHAA, from the coding sequence GTGAGACACTTAAAACACACGTTTTCTACAGTAGAAGAATTGGTTGCATTTGTGGTAAGGGCAGAAAAGTGTAACTGTGATGTTAAAGTTGTTTATAATCAACTGGTTATTGACGGAAAGTCACTGATGGGTATTATGATTATCGGCATTGGAAAACAGGTAGAAATTATTTGCTATAATACGGCTGTTTCTCCTGAAGAACTAGTGGGCCATGCAGCTTGA
- a CDS encoding peptidoglycan recognition protein family protein, producing the protein MKNQGMESRDELERRRRARDRRRKLKKKQKRKRMLYIGAWVLALSVVLAGIIWIMSLLFARNYVDLKKISMPEWVQQDFLDPNPFSRPTTEMNRVNEIVIHYVANPGTTAKQNMNYFNSLQDQKGIKKISASSHFIIGLEGEVLQGIPIYEMAYSTSKEKNVDTVSIECCHPDETGKFNDATYDSLVNLTAWLCRNLGLTEKDVIRHYDATGKDCPRYFVAHEDAWKTFLSDVKTARKQPIEEEK; encoded by the coding sequence ATGAAAAATCAGGGAATGGAAAGCCGTGACGAACTGGAACGCCGCCGCCGTGCCAGAGACCGGCGGAGGAAGCTGAAAAAGAAGCAGAAAAGAAAGCGGATGCTTTACATAGGGGCCTGGGTTCTTGCGCTGTCCGTTGTTTTAGCGGGGATCATATGGATCATGAGCCTGTTGTTTGCAAGAAATTATGTGGATTTAAAGAAGATTTCCATGCCGGAATGGGTCCAACAGGATTTTCTTGACCCCAATCCTTTTTCAAGACCAACAACGGAAATGAACCGGGTCAATGAAATAGTGATTCATTATGTGGCCAATCCAGGGACCACAGCCAAACAGAACATGAATTATTTCAACAGCCTCCAGGATCAGAAAGGGATTAAGAAAATCTCCGCCAGCAGCCATTTTATCATAGGGCTGGAGGGGGAGGTTCTTCAGGGGATACCCATTTATGAAATGGCCTATTCCACATCAAAGGAAAAAAATGTGGATACGGTTTCCATTGAATGCTGCCATCCCGATGAGACAGGAAAATTTAACGATGCTACCTATGATTCTCTGGTAAACCTGACTGCCTGGCTGTGCAGGAACCTGGGCCTGACGGAAAAAGATGTGATCAGGCATTACGATGCCACGGGAAAGGACTGTCCAAGGTATTTTGTGGCTCACGAGGATGCATGGAAGACATTCCTTTCAGATGTAAAGACTGCCAGAAAGCAGCCAATTGAAGAAGAAAAATAA
- a CDS encoding TMEM164 family acyltransferase, with amino-acid sequence MKDFIVKTAWPMNPPAPYSLFHIIFIAIGLAAVVFLAYYTTRKINSSRLPRLLFFCGLLLAATECWKQLFLYYVVNEQTYNWWYFPFQLCSLPMYFCLILPLVPSRDGQRVLCTFMQDFNLLGGVMALAEPSGLFHPYWFLTLHGLVWHLLLIYIGLAIAFSRLSDTSLFGFVRTLPLFFVCCIIASIINRTAKPLGQADMFYISPYYPSAQIVFHEIALKYGISAGNAVYLFATCLGGFLFHIIFSKFRLLSARTEA; translated from the coding sequence ATGAAGGATTTCATTGTAAAAACAGCGTGGCCCATGAATCCGCCGGCCCCTTATTCTCTGTTCCACATCATATTTATTGCCATAGGACTTGCCGCTGTGGTTTTTCTGGCTTATTACACCACCAGAAAAATAAACAGTTCCAGGCTTCCCCGGCTGCTTTTCTTCTGCGGCCTCCTTCTTGCTGCCACCGAATGCTGGAAACAGCTTTTTTTATATTATGTGGTAAACGAACAGACCTACAACTGGTGGTATTTTCCATTTCAGCTGTGCAGCCTTCCCATGTATTTCTGCCTAATCCTGCCTCTGGTCCCTTCTAGGGACGGCCAAAGAGTTCTCTGCACCTTTATGCAGGATTTTAACCTTTTAGGAGGCGTCATGGCGCTGGCAGAACCTTCAGGACTGTTTCATCCTTACTGGTTTTTAACCCTTCACGGCCTGGTCTGGCACCTGCTTTTGATTTATATAGGGCTGGCGATTGCATTCTCCCGGCTTTCCGATACTTCGCTTTTTGGATTTGTGCGGACGCTTCCCCTGTTTTTCGTCTGCTGTATCATTGCTTCTATTATTAACCGGACAGCAAAGCCTTTGGGTCAGGCGGATATGTTCTATATTTCGCCTTATTACCCGTCGGCCCAGATCGTTTTTCATGAAATTGCGTTAAAGTACGGAATATCCGCAGGAAATGCAGTCTATCTGTTTGCAACCTGTCTGGGAGGATTCCTGTTTCACATAATATTCAGTAAATTTCGCTTACTCTCCGCCAGGACCGAAGCTTAG
- the vanX gene encoding D-Ala-D-Ala dipeptidase VanX yields MEKGFVFLDEILQGVRWDAKYATWDNFTGKPVDGYEVNRIVVTQAVGQALREAKSRAAALGYGLLLWDGYRPKCAVDCFLHWAAQPEDHLTKERYYPNIKRGEMIAKGYVASHSSHSRGSAVDLTLYHLDTDTLVPMGSSFDFMDERSHHAAKGIGDMEARNRERLRCIMESSGFKAYRFEWWHYVLINEPYPNTYFDFHVA; encoded by the coding sequence ATGGAAAAGGGATTTGTTTTTTTGGATGAAATTCTGCAGGGCGTCCGCTGGGATGCCAAGTATGCCACATGGGATAATTTCACAGGAAAACCGGTAGACGGATATGAAGTAAACCGCATCGTAGTAACTCAGGCCGTAGGACAGGCGCTGCGGGAAGCCAAAAGCCGGGCGGCGGCGCTTGGGTACGGTTTGCTGTTATGGGATGGGTACCGGCCAAAATGTGCGGTGGACTGTTTTCTTCACTGGGCCGCACAGCCGGAGGATCACCTCACAAAAGAAAGATATTATCCGAATATTAAGCGAGGCGAGATGATTGCAAAGGGATATGTGGCATCACATTCCAGCCATAGCCGCGGAAGTGCGGTGGATCTTACCCTTTACCACCTGGATACGGATACCCTTGTTCCCATGGGAAGCAGCTTCGACTTTATGGACGAGCGTTCCCACCATGCGGCAAAAGGAATTGGGGATATGGAGGCCCGGAACCGTGAGCGCCTGCGCTGCATCATGGAAAGCAGCGGGTTTAAAGCATATCGCTTTGAATGGTGGCATTATGTACTGATTAACGAACCGTACCCGAATACCTATTTTGATTTTCATGTTGCGTAG